In Glandiceps talaboti chromosome 4, keGlaTala1.1, whole genome shotgun sequence, a single window of DNA contains:
- the LOC144434104 gene encoding uncharacterized protein LOC144434104 produces the protein MENLDPTSSLASSQTSSQDPDYVPEETESPDRLGGYLRGVSRSSYTLRPDLTRDLTKHVDDSFTFKVGVCPVCEPILTQAAVGFFTIQHCCSTLKKRKKAHLEPLKTDNRQWRNIIEENKWIRGSLFDPAGNYLFCQECIVSVLGVSRQRLASQRNIKQQEFLNPVVSLKKKDVLLQKLEKYVLIPDPTVDWNDWWTGVCEEDEVEVRQFSARHGLEGRLSNNNKTVLKEQFLTFADANSYPTGRHEEHKGPLFYFLPVFTRLSIPRISENNYETKLKHSFIGVFNSNQQQLGRETVSSSAAEGWLSQYRSRHSIHPHKSDYCNTCKEVSKEICTKSTIVQRMTECGDTDEGELLRIKTTIDSLKLHIAEHKEKATIAQHFYKQSCNTAWQSQQMIEDLESKDVRTDEEEITLLEEKTNYVACFSIDYKMVVTVPQWHLTPQPAISYYKMKLCVDDAVIVHHNFGVDQKIATTHYQF, from the exons ATGGAGAACCTGGATCCAACATCCAGTTTGGCGTCATCACAGACATCTAGTCAGGACCCAGACTATGTACCCGAGGAGACTGAGTCACCAGACCGACTTGGTGGGTATTTGCGAGGAGTTTCTCGTTCGAGTTACACTCTCCGACCTGACCTCACACGGGATTTAACCAAACATGTTG atgattcttttacttttaaagttggAGTATGTCCAGTTTGTGAACCCATATTAACACAAGCAGCTGTTGGATTCTTTACCATCCAACATTGTTGCAGTACactcaaaaaaagaaaaaaagcacACCTGGAACCCCTTAAAACAGACAACAGACAATGGAGGAACATCATAGAAGAAAATAAATGGATTAGAGGAAGTTTATTTGACCCTGCAGGAAATTATTTATTCTGCCAAGAGTGTATTGTCAGTGTGCTTGGTGTATCACGCCAGCGATTGGCCAGCCAAAGAAATATCAAACAACAAGAATTCCTAAATCCAGTGGTGTcattaaaaaagaaagatgtCCTCCTTCAGAAACTGGAGAAGTACGTTCTTATTCCAGACCCAACTGTAGACTGGAATGACTGGTGGACCGGTGTCTGTGAAGAGGATGAAGTGGAGGTCAGACAGTTTTCAGCCCGACATGGTCTGGAAGGGAGATtgtcaaacaacaataaaactgTTCTGAAGGAACAATTCCTAACATTTGCTGATGCAAACTCCTATCCAACAGGTCGTCATGAAGAACACAAGGGTCCTTTGTTCTACTTTTTACCAGTATTTACCCGATTGTCTATTCCCAGGATTTCAGAAAATAACTATGAAACTAAACTGAAGCATTCTTTCATTGGTGTCTTCAACTCCAATCAACAACAGCTTGGAAGAGAAACCGTAAGTAGCAGTGCAGCAGAGGGCTGGTTATCTCAGTACAGAAGCCGTCATTCAATTCACCCACACAAATCAGACTACTGCAATACTTGCAAAGAGGTCAGCAAAGAAATCTGTACTAAATCCACAATAGTACAGAGAATGACAGAGTGTGGTGATACTGATGAGGGAGAATTACTGAGGATAAAAACAACCATAGACAGTCTAAAGTTGCATATAGCAGAACATAAAGAAAAGGCAACTATAGCACAGCACTTCTATAAACAGTCTTGCAATACAGCATGGCAAAGTCAGCAAATGATTGAAGATTTGGAAAGTAAAGATGTAAGAACTGATGAGGAAGAAATAACACTCCTTGAAgagaaaacaaattatgttgCTTGCTTTAGCATTGACTACAAAATGGTTGTCACTGTACCACAATGGCATTTGACACCACAACCAGCCATATCATATTACAAGATGAAGCTTTGTGTTGATGATGCAGTCATTGTTCATCATAATTTTG GTGTGGACCAAAAAATAGCAACCACACATTATCAATTTTAG